The Pseudomonas sp. G2-4 genome window below encodes:
- a CDS encoding sensor domain-containing diguanylate cyclase, with product MNDPVDLTEFHWLLTIVQSIDVGVVVLDRDYRVQVWNTFMENRSGVQPKDAHNQHFFTLFPEVDRQWFSRKVESVATLGTPAFTIWELRPYLVRFKNYQPITGQEEFMYQNTTLLPLRSPDNKINHVCLVIYDVTDVATNRHQLQAANAQLQQLSSTDRLTGLYNRGHWEENLKAAHARNQRYGNALSLVMFDIDHFKRVNDTYGHQAGDKVIEQIAKLVREHVRESDVAGRYGGEEFGVVLSDTDKAGALVFAERLRKAVEEMEVLHNNQSIRFTISLGVADLSQPSTSHADLIAWADSALYTSKKTGRNRVTVYE from the coding sequence ATGAATGATCCTGTTGATCTCACCGAGTTCCACTGGTTGCTGACGATTGTCCAGAGCATCGATGTGGGGGTGGTCGTGCTCGATCGCGACTACCGTGTGCAGGTCTGGAACACCTTCATGGAGAACCGCTCCGGGGTACAACCCAAGGACGCCCACAACCAGCATTTTTTCACGCTGTTCCCCGAGGTCGACCGCCAATGGTTCAGCCGCAAGGTGGAAAGCGTCGCCACCCTGGGCACGCCAGCGTTCACTATCTGGGAGCTGCGTCCGTATCTGGTGCGGTTCAAGAACTACCAGCCGATCACCGGCCAGGAAGAGTTCATGTACCAGAACACCACGTTGCTGCCTCTGCGCTCCCCCGACAACAAAATCAACCATGTCTGCCTGGTGATCTATGACGTCACCGACGTCGCCACCAATCGGCATCAGCTTCAGGCCGCCAATGCGCAACTGCAACAACTCTCCAGCACCGACCGGCTGACCGGCCTGTACAACCGTGGCCATTGGGAAGAAAACCTGAAAGCTGCCCATGCCCGCAACCAACGCTACGGCAATGCCTTGAGCCTGGTGATGTTCGATATCGACCACTTCAAACGGGTCAACGACACCTATGGTCATCAGGCGGGCGACAAGGTTATCGAGCAAATTGCCAAGCTGGTGCGCGAGCATGTACGCGAATCCGATGTGGCTGGGCGTTACGGCGGCGAAGAATTCGGCGTGGTGCTGTCGGACACCGACAAGGCCGGCGCACTCGTTTTCGCCGAGCGTCTGCGCAAGGCAGTCGAAGAAATGGAAGTACTGCACAACAACCAGAGCATCCGCTTCACCATCAGCCTCGGAGTGGCCGACCTGAGCCAGCCCTCTACCTCCCACGCCGACCTGATCGCCTGGGCCGACAGCGCGCTGTATACCTCGAAGAAGACCGGACGCAATCGGGTGACGGTGTATGAGTAG
- a CDS encoding FadR/GntR family transcriptional regulator: MVSPLNTSERKPYQKIADQLRNYIAQGDFKAGFRLPPERDLTQLLGVSRPSLREALIALEIEGEIEIKMGSGVYVRARPKDGKNTSVALGESPSELMQARALIEGESVVLACLHGKKSDYRYLQECIDAMRASIANGQPPLEDDRKFHQRLAKMSGNSALVRIITALFDERHNPISAHLSKHSENALTWEAAVVEHEAILRAVAHKDVLGAQTSMRQHLSRSENRWLRALEPDE, encoded by the coding sequence ATGGTCTCACCACTAAACACCTCTGAGCGAAAGCCGTACCAGAAAATCGCCGACCAACTGCGCAACTACATCGCCCAGGGTGATTTCAAAGCCGGTTTCAGGCTTCCCCCCGAACGGGATTTGACCCAACTGCTGGGGGTTTCCCGACCTTCGTTGCGCGAGGCGCTGATCGCCCTGGAGATAGAGGGCGAAATTGAAATCAAGATGGGCTCAGGCGTGTACGTGCGCGCCAGGCCCAAGGACGGGAAAAACACCAGCGTAGCCTTGGGTGAGAGCCCATCGGAACTGATGCAGGCGCGCGCCTTGATCGAAGGTGAATCCGTGGTCCTGGCCTGCTTGCATGGCAAGAAAAGCGACTATCGCTATTTGCAGGAATGCATCGACGCCATGCGCGCCAGCATCGCCAACGGCCAGCCGCCGCTGGAGGACGACCGAAAATTTCATCAGCGCCTGGCCAAGATGAGCGGCAACTCCGCCCTGGTGCGGATCATCACCGCACTCTTTGATGAACGACACAACCCCATCTCGGCGCACCTGAGCAAACATTCAGAGAATGCCCTGACCTGGGAAGCCGCCGTCGTCGAGCATGAAGCGATCCTGCGTGCCGTGGCCCATAAAGATGTGCTCGGCGCCCAAACCTCGATGCGCCAGCATTTGAGTCGTTCGGAGAACCGTTGGCTGCGAGCCCTGGAGCCAGATGAGTAG
- a CDS encoding altronate dehydratase family protein — protein MNLPSSLLVLTPGDDVAVARGDIAEGQRLSADGIALIARQAIPSGHKIALRSVLAGQRVLKYGQTIGQATEDITPGDYVHVHNLAMPTTNAEHSVRNVYVPTLPSSDCATFEGFVRADGRVGTRNYIGIVSSVNCSATVCKHIANAFSAERLKDFPNVDGVVAITHGSGCGMGAKGEGIDILKRTLRGYADHANFAGVLLIGLGCEVNQLTPLMNELGDRSAVLKASLIIQDAGGTRETVQRGIAHIEAMLPIINQCQRTSVAASHLCVGLQCGGSDGYSGITANPALGAAVDLLVQHGGTAILSETPEIYGAEHLLTARAASAEISAKLMERIHWWEAYVRHNDGDMNNNPSPGNKAGGITTILEKSLGAVAKAGATGLMGVYQYAETVEAQGLVFMDTPGYDPVSATGQVAGGANLICFTTGRGSTYGCKPTPSLKIATNTRLFQRMELDMDFNAGGIVDGLESVAEAGERLFRLMLETASGRRTCSEENGLGDNEFLPWQIGAVM, from the coding sequence ATGAACTTGCCTTCTTCTTTGCTGGTCTTGACGCCCGGGGACGATGTCGCGGTGGCGCGCGGCGATATCGCTGAAGGTCAACGCCTTAGCGCCGACGGCATCGCGCTGATCGCCCGACAGGCGATTCCATCCGGCCATAAGATCGCCCTGCGCAGCGTGTTGGCGGGCCAAAGGGTGCTCAAGTATGGCCAGACCATCGGCCAGGCGACCGAGGACATCACGCCTGGCGATTATGTCCACGTGCACAACCTGGCCATGCCCACCACCAATGCCGAACACAGTGTGCGGAACGTCTACGTCCCCACCTTGCCCAGCAGTGACTGCGCTACATTCGAAGGTTTCGTCCGCGCGGATGGACGCGTTGGGACACGTAATTACATCGGCATTGTTTCCAGCGTCAATTGCTCGGCCACCGTGTGCAAACACATTGCCAATGCGTTTTCTGCCGAGCGCCTGAAAGACTTTCCCAATGTCGATGGCGTCGTTGCAATCACCCATGGCAGCGGTTGTGGCATGGGGGCAAAAGGTGAAGGCATCGATATTCTCAAGCGTACCTTGCGCGGGTATGCCGATCACGCCAATTTCGCCGGAGTCCTGTTGATCGGCCTGGGTTGCGAGGTCAACCAACTCACCCCGCTGATGAATGAACTGGGCGATCGCTCGGCGGTGCTCAAGGCCAGCCTGATCATCCAGGACGCGGGTGGTACTCGCGAAACCGTGCAACGTGGTATCGCCCATATCGAAGCGATGCTGCCCATCATCAACCAATGCCAGCGCACGAGCGTGGCCGCCAGCCATTTGTGCGTCGGCCTGCAGTGCGGCGGTTCGGACGGTTATTCGGGCATTACGGCGAATCCGGCACTCGGCGCGGCCGTGGACCTGTTGGTGCAGCATGGCGGCACTGCCATTCTTTCGGAAACGCCGGAAATCTATGGCGCTGAACACTTGCTGACGGCTCGTGCTGCGTCCGCCGAGATCTCGGCAAAATTGATGGAGCGGATCCATTGGTGGGAAGCGTACGTACGCCATAACGACGGTGACATGAACAACAATCCTTCGCCTGGCAACAAGGCCGGGGGCATCACCACCATCCTGGAAAAATCCCTGGGTGCCGTGGCGAAAGCCGGCGCTACCGGGTTGATGGGGGTTTACCAGTACGCTGAAACGGTCGAGGCTCAAGGCCTTGTGTTCATGGACACGCCCGGTTATGACCCGGTGTCCGCGACCGGCCAGGTGGCGGGCGGCGCTAATCTCATCTGTTTTACCACGGGTCGCGGCTCGACCTACGGCTGCAAGCCCACGCCGTCCTTGAAGATCGCCACCAACACTCGCCTGTTCCAACGCATGGAGCTGGATATGGATTTCAACGCTGGAGGCATTGTCGATGGGCTGGAGTCGGTGGCTGAGGCCGGTGAGCGGTTGTTCCGGTTGATGCTGGAGACGGCTTCCGGGCGCCGTACCTGCAGCGAGGAAAACGGCTTGGGCGATAACGAGTTCCTGCCCTGGCAGATCGGCGCGGTGATGTGA
- a CDS encoding XRE family transcriptional regulator codes for MTTNTGISTAPGADAQAVSLAVARTLKQARKAQKITLDELSRRSGVSKGMVVEIEKCTANPSIGILCKIAAALRLSVADIVNVTEAPSAHIIDSHDIPTLWTGDQGGTARLLAGTSGPNMIELWRWEMFPGESFASPGHPQGTLELFHVEKGTLKCVVGETELVIPAGSSAVAKTDVPHTYANTGRSKLVFTMSVTEIHQ; via the coding sequence ATGACCACGAATACCGGTATATCAACAGCCCCTGGTGCTGATGCACAGGCTGTGAGCCTGGCCGTTGCGCGCACCCTCAAACAGGCACGCAAGGCACAAAAAATCACTCTGGATGAGCTTTCCCGTCGCTCAGGGGTGAGTAAAGGAATGGTCGTCGAAATAGAGAAATGCACGGCCAATCCGAGCATCGGCATCCTCTGCAAAATCGCTGCGGCGTTGCGCCTTTCAGTTGCAGACATCGTCAATGTGACGGAAGCCCCCTCCGCCCATATCATCGACAGTCATGACATTCCTACGCTCTGGACCGGAGATCAGGGAGGGACAGCACGGCTTCTGGCCGGAACGAGCGGCCCCAACATGATTGAACTGTGGCGCTGGGAGATGTTTCCAGGTGAATCCTTTGCTTCACCCGGACATCCCCAAGGCACGTTGGAACTGTTCCATGTCGAGAAAGGCACGCTGAAATGCGTCGTAGGAGAAACCGAACTGGTCATTCCCGCCGGTAGCTCTGCGGTGGCAAAGACAGATGTGCCACACACCTACGCCAACACCGGAAGGTCCAAGCTGGTTTTCACTATGTCGGTCACCGAAATTCATCAGTAG
- a CDS encoding type 1 glutamine amidotransferase domain-containing protein, with amino-acid sequence MNILMVLTSHDQLGDTGKKTGFWLEEFAAPYYVFVEAQATVTLASPKGGQPPLDPKSDEEDAQTEATRRFRTDTTAQAALANTVLLGEIDPYDFDAVFYPGGHGPLWDLAEDIDSKTLIEAFYAANKPVAAVCHAPGVFKNVQAPDGQPVVKGKKVTGFTNSEEEAVGLTQVVPFLVEDMLKAKGGEYSKGADWASYVVEDGHLITGQNPASSEAAAKALLKRLEQEQTA; translated from the coding sequence ATGAACATTTTAATGGTCCTTACATCCCACGATCAGTTGGGTGATACCGGCAAGAAAACCGGTTTTTGGCTGGAAGAGTTCGCTGCTCCCTACTACGTGTTTGTCGAGGCCCAGGCGACAGTCACGCTCGCCTCCCCCAAGGGCGGACAGCCACCGCTGGACCCGAAAAGCGATGAAGAGGACGCCCAAACCGAGGCGACTCGTCGCTTTCGCACCGACACCACGGCCCAAGCGGCGTTGGCCAATACGGTGCTGCTGGGAGAGATTGATCCCTATGACTTCGACGCCGTGTTTTATCCCGGAGGTCATGGACCGCTCTGGGACTTGGCCGAAGACATTGATTCGAAAACCCTCATCGAAGCTTTTTATGCCGCTAACAAACCCGTGGCCGCCGTTTGCCACGCCCCTGGCGTATTCAAGAACGTTCAAGCCCCGGATGGCCAGCCGGTGGTGAAGGGCAAAAAAGTCACCGGCTTCACCAACTCCGAAGAGGAGGCCGTCGGGCTGACGCAGGTGGTGCCGTTTCTGGTGGAGGACATGCTCAAGGCAAAAGGTGGCGAATATTCCAAGGGCGCGGACTGGGCCAGCTATGTGGTCGAGGATGGACATCTGATCACGGGCCAGAATCCGGCTTCATCCGAGGCCGCCGCCAAAGCGCTGCTCAAGCGGCTCGAGCAGGAACAGACAGCCTGA
- a CDS encoding B3/4 domain-containing protein: MLSVLPLIDPSVAELAPGFRALSIVVEAAPLINPSVAQEALERACQSVMAGGPGWGDAHLAAWADTFRQFGAKPQRTPCSAEALRKRVLRDGNLPSLDPVVDLYNAISIEYAIPVGGENIAAYTGVPRLVIADGSEPFDTMKEGVPAYEYPDAGEVVWRDEKGVTCRRWNWRQGVRTRLSADASHMWFILESLPAMPLEALTEAGDKLIEGLQLMMPGARIESALVGPGA, encoded by the coding sequence ATGTTGTCCGTACTGCCGTTAATCGACCCATCTGTTGCTGAGCTGGCCCCGGGGTTCAGGGCCCTGAGCATCGTGGTGGAAGCTGCGCCGCTCATCAATCCAAGCGTCGCTCAAGAAGCCCTGGAACGTGCGTGCCAGTCGGTCATGGCGGGCGGACCCGGCTGGGGGGATGCTCATCTGGCTGCTTGGGCAGATACGTTTCGACAGTTCGGGGCGAAGCCGCAACGGACCCCTTGCTCAGCCGAAGCCTTGCGCAAGCGGGTTTTGCGCGATGGCAACTTGCCGAGCCTGGACCCTGTCGTCGATCTGTACAACGCCATCAGCATTGAGTACGCGATCCCGGTGGGAGGGGAAAACATTGCAGCCTATACAGGCGTGCCACGGCTCGTTATTGCGGATGGTTCCGAACCTTTTGACACCATGAAAGAAGGCGTTCCAGCTTATGAATATCCCGACGCCGGCGAAGTGGTCTGGCGGGATGAAAAAGGCGTGACGTGCCGGCGCTGGAATTGGCGCCAAGGTGTTAGAACCCGGTTGAGTGCCGATGCAAGCCACATGTGGTTCATTCTGGAAAGCTTGCCGGCTATGCCGCTCGAGGCGTTGACTGAAGCGGGTGACAAGTTGATAGAGGGCCTGCAATTGATGATGCCTGGCGCCCGGATTGAGAGCGCCTTGGTTGGTCCTGGGGCCTAG
- a CDS encoding tRNA (adenine(22)-N(1))-methyltransferase TrmK: MNEQTLSMRLERVAAQVPAGARLADIGSDHAYLPVALMRRGAIVAAVAGEVALTPFRSAERTVAENGLEQRITVRLANGLAAIEPGDGVTAISICGMGGETIRDILDNGKARLSGQERLILQPNGGEQPLRQWLMENGYRILFEELLRENRFDYEIIVAERAGPVLYSPEELYFGPLQMQARSPAFLSKWQRILRVKQRTLAHFARARQAVPEEKIQEVARQARWITELLA, from the coding sequence TTGAACGAACAGACATTGTCCATGCGCCTGGAGCGTGTGGCGGCACAGGTACCAGCCGGCGCACGCCTGGCCGATATCGGCTCGGATCACGCCTACCTGCCGGTGGCGTTGATGCGCCGTGGAGCCATCGTGGCGGCGGTGGCCGGTGAGGTGGCGTTGACGCCGTTTCGCTCGGCCGAACGTACCGTGGCCGAGAACGGCCTGGAACAGCGCATCACCGTGCGCCTGGCCAATGGCCTGGCGGCGATCGAACCGGGAGACGGCGTTACGGCCATCAGCATCTGCGGCATGGGCGGCGAGACGATCCGCGACATCCTCGACAACGGCAAGGCGCGCCTGAGCGGCCAGGAACGGTTGATCCTGCAGCCCAACGGTGGTGAGCAGCCCCTGCGCCAATGGCTGATGGAAAATGGTTACCGCATCCTTTTCGAGGAACTGCTGCGGGAAAATCGCTTCGACTACGAAATCATCGTCGCCGAGCGCGCCGGGCCGGTGCTGTATAGCCCCGAGGAACTGTACTTCGGCCCACTGCAGATGCAGGCCCGCAGTCCGGCATTCCTGAGCAAGTGGCAGCGAATTCTGCGCGTGAAACAGCGGACCCTGGCTCACTTTGCCCGGGCGCGCCAGGCCGTGCCCGAGGAAAAAATCCAGGAAGTCGCCCGGCAGGCCCGGTGGATCACTGAGCTGCTGGCTTGA
- a CDS encoding zinc-binding alcohol dehydrogenase family protein, whose translation MLTVICNEPGSLTAIQTEKPLRKPGEILIRVKRVGVCGTDLHIFTGNQPYLEYPRVMGHEFSGVVEGTDSASNLAVGDVVYVMPYLSCGTCIACRQGKTNCCTRIQVLGVHCDGAFTEYLSVPCEFVHKAVGVSLDQAAMIEFLSIGAHAVRRSNVQADKHALVVGTGPIGMAAAIFASLRGAKVTVLDTREDRLSFCKQHLDIHAAVQIGEGDKQALAELTGDDFFDVVFDATGNARAMERGFEFIAHGGTYVMISVVRDSITFSDPEFHKREATLMGSRNATKEDFHYVEQCLRDGLIPDAALNTHRLTLGDIAHSFTTLLDPKQGVVKAIIEC comes from the coding sequence ATGCTGACTGTCATTTGTAACGAACCCGGCTCGTTAACCGCCATCCAGACTGAAAAGCCCCTCAGGAAACCGGGGGAGATCCTCATCCGGGTCAAGCGTGTCGGGGTCTGTGGCACCGACCTGCATATTTTCACTGGCAATCAGCCCTACCTCGAATACCCGCGGGTCATGGGGCACGAGTTTTCCGGGGTTGTGGAAGGCACTGACAGCGCCAGCAACCTCGCCGTGGGTGACGTCGTCTACGTGATGCCTTATCTGTCCTGCGGGACCTGCATCGCCTGTCGCCAGGGCAAGACCAACTGCTGCACCCGTATCCAGGTGCTAGGGGTTCACTGCGACGGCGCTTTTACTGAGTACCTGAGTGTTCCATGCGAATTCGTACACAAGGCCGTGGGGGTTTCCCTGGACCAGGCAGCGATGATCGAGTTCCTGTCGATCGGGGCTCACGCCGTACGTCGTTCAAATGTCCAGGCGGATAAGCACGCCTTGGTGGTTGGCACCGGCCCGATCGGTATGGCGGCGGCGATCTTCGCCAGCCTGCGTGGGGCAAAAGTTACCGTGCTGGATACCCGTGAGGATCGCCTGTCGTTCTGTAAACAACACCTGGATATCCATGCGGCGGTGCAAATCGGTGAAGGTGACAAGCAGGCCCTGGCTGAACTCACCGGGGATGATTTTTTTGACGTGGTGTTCGATGCCACCGGCAATGCCCGGGCCATGGAGCGCGGGTTCGAGTTCATCGCCCACGGCGGCACCTATGTGATGATCTCGGTGGTTCGGGACTCCATCACCTTTTCCGACCCGGAATTTCATAAGCGTGAAGCCACCCTGATGGGCAGTCGCAACGCGACCAAGGAAGACTTCCATTACGTCGAGCAGTGTCTGCGCGACGGACTGATTCCGGATGCAGCCCTCAATACCCATCGCCTGACCCTCGGCGATATCGCTCACTCGTTCACCACCTTGCTCGACCCCAAACAGGGGGTGGTCAAGGCCATCATCGAGTGCTAG
- a CDS encoding response regulator, whose translation MARKQVLRALPADWPVSVTEAMNGRQAMDAIRQGLGQVVLLDLTMPEMDGYQVLSALRDEGLKAQVIVISGDVQEEAVRRVLELGALAFLKKPFDEDELRQTLSRLGLLTKPGQTPPQNRSETNTVISFHDVFRETVNVAIGQAAALIAKVLGVFVQLPVPNVNILEVGELHMALADAGSSQQLTAICQGFIGSGIAGEALLIFHDSEVADIAQLMQRQTSEYSDLEMLLDLSSVLIGACLSSIAEQIDVVFSQGHPQILGQHAAIDELILLNQKRWKKTLAVEISYSLEGHDIRFDLLLLFTEDSIERLTHKLAYLMN comes from the coding sequence ATGGCTCGCAAACAAGTACTACGAGCCCTGCCGGCGGACTGGCCGGTCTCGGTCACCGAGGCCATGAATGGTCGCCAGGCCATGGACGCCATACGCCAGGGTTTGGGACAGGTGGTACTGCTCGACCTGACCATGCCAGAGATGGACGGTTACCAGGTGTTGAGCGCGTTGCGCGACGAAGGATTGAAGGCGCAAGTCATCGTGATCTCGGGTGACGTCCAAGAGGAAGCGGTGCGCCGCGTGCTTGAACTGGGCGCGCTGGCCTTCCTGAAAAAACCTTTCGACGAAGACGAGCTGCGCCAGACCCTCAGTCGGCTGGGGCTCCTGACGAAACCCGGCCAGACGCCACCGCAGAATCGTTCCGAAACAAACACCGTCATCAGTTTTCACGATGTATTCCGCGAAACGGTCAACGTCGCCATCGGCCAGGCAGCCGCCCTGATCGCCAAGGTACTCGGGGTTTTCGTGCAGTTGCCCGTACCGAACGTGAACATTCTCGAAGTGGGTGAGTTGCACATGGCGCTGGCCGATGCCGGCAGCTCCCAGCAACTGACGGCCATCTGCCAGGGTTTTATCGGCAGTGGCATCGCCGGCGAAGCCCTGCTGATCTTTCACGACTCGGAAGTCGCCGACATCGCGCAATTGATGCAACGTCAGACGAGCGAGTACTCGGACCTGGAAATGCTGCTGGACCTCTCCAGCGTCCTGATCGGCGCTTGCCTGAGCAGCATTGCCGAACAGATCGACGTGGTGTTCTCCCAAGGCCACCCGCAGATTCTTGGCCAACACGCGGCCATCGATGAGCTGATCCTGCTCAACCAGAAACGCTGGAAAAAGACCCTGGCCGTCGAGATCAGCTATAGCCTGGAAGGGCATGACATTCGCTTCGATCTGTTGCTGCTGTTCACGGAAGACTCGATCGAGCGATTGACCCACAAACTTGCCTACCTGATGAATTGA
- the treA gene encoding alpha,alpha-trehalase TreA, whose protein sequence is MRPLYFASLSFTALLCAACSSQPPATWSYEDARGRTNLPPDQAYPELFEAVQRQQVFTDQKHFVDALPKRDPSKIRADYLARRDSEGFDIKAFVQDNFIESGEAESPAPAPGAPIEEHIDKLWPVLSRSYSQVPQYSSLLPLPQPYVVPGGRFREMYYWDSYFTMLGLEQSGEKAKVRQMTDNFAYMIDTYGHIPNGNRTYYLSRSQPPFFAYMVELQARIEGDQAYGRYLPQLQKEYAYWMEGAQALKSGAAAQHVVKLADGSVLNRYWDASATPRQESWLQDVKTAAQAPQRPRQEVWRDLRAGAESGWDFSSRWLDDGQNLTTIRTTSIVPVDLNSLIYHLERTIAKACETIQDSPCIQAYNQRAELRQRAIEKHLWNADGGFYVDYDWQRNQQRQPLTGATLFPLYTGLASVERANRTAEAVRDGLLRPGGIATTQVSNGQQWDEPNGWAPLQWVAVEGLERYGQTALAQQIGSRFLQQVQNLYRKENKLVEKYDLSGRGDGGGGGEYELQDGFGWTNGVTLKLMSKYGASSPAPADE, encoded by the coding sequence ATGCGACCTTTGTATTTCGCCAGTCTGTCCTTCACCGCGCTGCTCTGCGCGGCTTGCTCAAGTCAACCGCCCGCGACATGGAGCTATGAAGATGCCCGGGGGCGAACCAATCTGCCGCCCGACCAAGCCTATCCCGAGCTGTTCGAAGCGGTGCAACGCCAGCAGGTTTTTACTGACCAGAAGCACTTCGTGGACGCGCTGCCCAAGCGTGATCCTTCGAAAATCCGTGCCGACTACCTGGCCCGGCGTGACAGCGAAGGCTTCGATATCAAAGCCTTTGTGCAAGATAACTTCATCGAGTCGGGCGAGGCTGAAAGTCCGGCGCCGGCACCCGGTGCCCCGATTGAAGAACACATCGACAAGCTGTGGCCCGTGCTAAGCCGGAGCTACAGCCAAGTTCCGCAATACAGCAGCTTGTTGCCCCTGCCGCAGCCCTATGTGGTGCCAGGCGGGCGCTTTCGCGAGATGTATTACTGGGATTCGTATTTCACCATGCTGGGGCTTGAGCAAAGCGGTGAGAAGGCCAAGGTGCGCCAGATGACCGATAACTTTGCCTACATGATCGACACCTACGGCCACATTCCCAATGGCAATCGCACCTACTACCTGAGTCGCTCGCAGCCGCCGTTCTTTGCCTACATGGTGGAGTTGCAGGCTCGCATCGAAGGTGACCAGGCCTACGGGCGATACCTGCCGCAATTGCAGAAGGAATATGCCTATTGGATGGAAGGTGCCCAGGCACTCAAGTCCGGTGCGGCTGCCCAGCACGTCGTCAAACTCGCAGATGGCAGCGTTCTGAATCGCTATTGGGATGCCAGCGCGACGCCTCGCCAGGAGTCCTGGTTGCAAGACGTCAAGACCGCCGCTCAGGCGCCGCAAAGGCCCAGGCAGGAAGTCTGGCGTGACCTGCGTGCTGGCGCCGAAAGCGGTTGGGACTTCAGTTCTCGTTGGTTGGACGATGGCCAGAACCTGACGACCATACGCACCACGTCAATTGTGCCGGTTGACCTGAACAGTCTTATCTACCACTTGGAGCGCACCATCGCCAAAGCCTGTGAAACCATTCAGGACTCGCCCTGCATCCAGGCGTATAACCAGCGCGCCGAGCTGCGCCAGCGTGCCATCGAGAAGCACCTGTGGAATGCCGACGGCGGTTTCTATGTGGACTACGATTGGCAGCGCAACCAGCAACGCCAGCCACTCACCGGCGCGACGCTGTTCCCGCTGTACACAGGGCTCGCCTCTGTCGAGCGTGCAAACCGCACGGCCGAGGCGGTGCGTGACGGTCTGTTGCGTCCCGGCGGCATTGCCACTACCCAGGTCAGCAATGGCCAGCAGTGGGATGAGCCCAATGGCTGGGCACCGTTGCAATGGGTCGCAGTGGAGGGCTTGGAACGATACGGGCAAACCGCGTTGGCGCAACAGATTGGCAGCCGCTTTTTGCAGCAGGTCCAGAATCTCTATCGCAAGGAAAACAAACTGGTAGAGAAGTACGATCTGTCTGGACGGGGAGATGGCGGAGGCGGCGGCGAGTATGAATTGCAGGACGGCTTCGGCTGGACGAACGGGGTCACGCTAAAGCTGATGAGCAAGTATGGCGCAAGCTCCCCAGCGCCCGCTGATGAATGA